In the Glycine max cultivar Williams 82 chromosome 6, Glycine_max_v4.0, whole genome shotgun sequence genome, tggattaatgtgattttttattcattataattcgtagttattttgttttaatatgttaagttttaaaagttttattatcattttttatgttttaaaatatattgtttttgtcctttttttattttcgttaGAAACATTGTGTTTTATtaacttgtaattttttaaaaatgataaaacaatatatttcaaaaatataaaagattaaaataaaatttgtaaaacttAATGCACCAAAAGTGAAATATAATAGATCAAAAATgatattaacattttaaaataattaactttataaAATGGTGGTTAAAAACGGCCAcagtctttattttttaaaataatagataattaactaaaaaatcatCATTTCCTTAAAAGACATCAACACATAATATCattgaaatcataaaaaattcttatatttctCATTGAGAAACCAAAACCTTTTAACAATTTCATGAGAATTAGACTTTTCAAAACATGTCCATTTGCATGAttccaaaatataaattcaaataacattagtctctttaaaacataaattcaaACTCTAACTCATGTTATATAACACATGAGGGTACGTTAGTCATTTCTTGGGTAACGGATATCCGTACGTGTTAGTATTACTATATCCGCCTCTCTCAACTAACAAacagttaattaaaatattggtaTCCCTAAGTAGCAGATATCCATTTTTAGTACCTATTTAATTATATCCATTACAGATTTTGCCCGTGGATATTCATTAGAGTATGTTTAGATAAAGAATTTTAACtgagaaaagtaatttatcagataATTTAGATTTCTGTAatctagaattcattgttttgatgtttttttttgaagaatttaaaattttggaattttaaaacagaattttaaacaactaaaaatctggaattttaatttccttctaaaagataagaaattgaaattctcttcttacagtcttcttcaagaaacacatCGTATGAGATTGTGGAACACCGATCGGATCTGAGCGTAGAGGAATATgtataactagcacaccaaacatatcttttctttttttttcattcatttttttcaccctcgtagttttaactttttttatccaaacacaaaattttaaaaataaaaaaatttcaaaatgtttaaaatttctcagaattttaaattcctccATCCAAACGCACTCTTAACGTTTTTGTCATCCCTAATCATTCTGTTTTTTGTCATCCCTAATCATTCTGTGTGTTATTGATCTCCTTTCAATGTCCAAAAAACGTTACATGATTTGAAACCCCAACAACACCGATGGCTTGTTTTCACGAACTAATAATTCAAAACCAACACAATGTAGTGCTTAACACTATGAAGCAATGAAaaccaaattaataaaaaaaatagcacaaATAAAACCAAACTCTAATTTGATGATGGGCATGCAACTAACATTCAACACCAAAACAACAGCAAAATGTCACATTTACATCCTCTGATACTCCCGAAAATTTAAGGGCACTATATATTATTAAGAAACTTTCTCACTCTCCCAATACAtgcaaattaacaattttttttggatagGCCACACCTGGTCATTAAAAGAGACTATCCTACCTGAGTCGACTAGTTCAGTAGAACTACTAATATTGTAGGCAACAAACAAAGTTCTTCGTCCAACTCTGAGACTAGGAATGATAAACCACTTACCAAAACTCGaactcaaaattattatttaagctGAAACAAACTCGATTAATTATTAGTGCAACAAATAaactatatatatcaaaaccCTTAATTAAGCTTCTCTGAATACTATAGCAACTCCGGATAACCGATCCATTCAGTGCTTCTCAATGAACTCCTTGATCCTAGAAATGAGAGCATCGGTTTGAGCACTAACATTGGGGTCCATATCCACAGCAATCTTATTCAGATAAAAACTATGTGTCATCCCTTTGCTAACATAAAGTTCCACATCCTTGTTGGCCTTCTTCATGGCCTCATAGTACTCCATCTCCGTGTCCCTCACCAAGTCCATCTCCGCCACGCATAGCAGCACCGGAGGCAGTTTCAGCCCTTCGAGTGGCGGTGCCGCCTCACCCATCGGGCACGTAAAGGGGTGGTCCTTGGTGGCCCCAACAGGAAGCGCCAAGGCTAAGAACTTGTCCAGCATGTCCAACGTTAAAAACGGTGTCTGTGGCATTTCCATCTCGGACCGGCTCCGGTTGGACCGGACAAAACCGGGGTGAACCGGAATTGCCCCCGCGACCCGGACCGGGCTTAGGTCCGCCGAACCGGCCCTCGCGGCCACCTCATGCACCGAGTTTCCGCCAGAACTGTCTCCTATGAGGAAAACCCGGTTGAAGTCACCGTGTTGCTCGAGCCACGGCTCGAGTGAACCGGACCGGGCCACGGTTTGGAGCCAGAGGAGGGTGTCAAAGCCGTCATCGATGGCGGCGGGGAGGCGGTGCTCTGGGGCACGGCGGAGGAACGGGGAAACCACGATGGACCGAGTGGACCGGGCGAACCGGGTGTAGACTTGGTAGTACATGAACCAGTCCGGTTCACTTATGCAAAACCCGCCGCCGTGGAAATGGAGGACAATTGGTAGTTTTTGGCTGTCTTCCGGCTTTATCTCTGGCAGATAAAGTCGGACATGGTGGCCACTCTGGCCACCACCGTGAGTAACGGCGACGTCGCGAATGGCAACGCCGTCTATGAATTGTTCATGGGGAGGGGCCGGTTCGGCCATGAACTTGAATTGGTCCGGTCCGGACCATGTCCGGTCCACTGAACCGTCGtcataaattttgagccaaccGGACACCTCGTCAACTAGTTTCTTTTCTTGGACCATGTTTTAGCAAGTAAAGGGAAATGTTAGTGTGGTGGCTTGGAATTAGAAAGTATATTGTTGCTCTTATATAATGGAAAAGAGTTATGGCTTTTGAGCCGTTTGGtgtggaaaaataaaaagattagtGGATCATATAAACTCACGAAGATTCTAGGAATTTCCCACGTAAAGGGTGTGTAAGACTTGCAAGTTCCAAGAAAATAGAagtcatcaataaaataaaatagtagtaGATTTTCTTTATACCCTTTTGGTGAATTAGATGTGGAGAGAAGAGAACGATAAtatgaagaaattaattattaatgctGTAACGTGTGCGAATACGTGAGACTAATAAGACTAATATCAATagaaaagtaaatatatatatataaacgcgCGCtaaatgtgtgatttttttaaaattatgaagattataaaaaattataattttaaataaattatacaaaattaattttaaataaattataaacaaactatataagttttttaaaatttataattattatttcaaatactTTTCCTTAAAATATATGTGGATAATAAAGTTAATACTATATAATCAATAAAGAAAGCGAAATATTATCAACACATTTTCTAATACATTTTTCTacaatgttatttattatttaaaatttaataaaaattaaataaaattataaattttatttcttatttaacaaatttcttgtgtcaatcttttttttataataaatatcagttatagttttatgtttttttaaataaattttaatcaataataaaaaaaatagttcaaaaatataaaaaattgtattacttATCATTAAACAAGAAATATTTCAAATAGATAATACAATTTAAGATAACCACCACTTTTTAAGTGGGGACTAGTGAATGATAATTGATATCACTTGTATTTGTTGACCATTTGACCCTATCAACTTCTTCCGCACGCCGAGCCCTTCAAACATCAATCACCATTCATGCGTTCAACCAactgttccttttttttatatataaaaaaaaagagcaactGTTCcggtaattttttctttttgaaaagcaaaatttgaaaatcattaaaaatagaCCAAAGCTTAGCATAAGTATAAGATGCatgtatgatattattttgataCTCATATGgtgatctctctctctcacacacacatacactcGCGAATGAGTGTTAATAAACACAATTTAAAGACAAAAGGAACCAAACCCCCACCCCATGCCAAAAGAGACAAAAGGAACTTACTTACCTTCAATGACCACAAGTAGGCTGCAGGTGGATGGGAGGTGTTGCCCTTGTGGGATGGTTCAATCTGTTGCGGGAATCGCTTGAGTGAGACGCGCCATCGCGGGTGGGAGGTGTTATTCATTAAGGGtaatttagtaattttaaatgtaattggGAGGTGTAGGATGCAACTCCCCGTGAAAAAATAAGAAGCCcgaaattgagcccaagaaaataagataaaaaagaaactagGCCCAGTTATTTGCTAATTGCTAGCGTGCGCAGCTACGGTAATACACTAATACTACAGCAGTTGTTGAGTCAGCGGTTCTGGGTtggagacagagagagagaagttTTCAGTTTCAGAAAGAAAGCAAAAGCAATAGCAATGGGTTGGATCGGTGAGACTGTTGATTCCATCAAATCTCTTCAGATCCGCCAGGTCCTCACCCAGGCTGTGAGCCTAGGTCAGTtcggttcttcttcttcttcttcttcttcttcaattttCAACTTCTCCAATCTAACCTtctttttagggttttttttctcaaacttcTATTTAACAGTTACAAAAGCATAATGGGACATCATTGTCTAgaactttaattaatttcttcacTTTTTACTATCACTGGTTATAGATTATCAGGATCACTGTATAACCCTTTGGGTTGACTTAGTGGTGTAAGATTCCTCTGATTTTACATGAGTCATAACATCTATTTAGTGGGAGACCGGTGTTCGATTTTCTCCGCGTGTAAAATTTTCTTGGGCCAGAGGCAGTCATACACCATCCGAGgaccaaaaaaaattgatttatgttAAATAGATTATGCAAACAACATAGGGTATCTTGACATACTTTGTATGCACATGCTGAAGACAGTAATTGAATTGGTTTTTGGTTGATAACTTTGTATATGGTATGCTGATTTTGCTATATGTGCTGTTGTCAGGCATGATTGTTACGTCTGCACTGATAATATGGAAGGCATTGATGTGCGTTACTGGCAGTGAATCTCccgttgttgttgttctttctGGAAGCATGGAACCCGGATTCAAGCGGGTATGTCAATAGTATGGAAgtcttttttctgtttcttaTACCCATAATTCAATTCTGTTGTTTCATTTGTGTCAATAATTTACTAATTGTAAGGTTTgctttcatgctatatatatccAGGGAGACATCTTGTTCTTGCACATGAGTAAAGATCCTATTCGGGCAGGGGAGATTGTTGTGTTTAATGTTGATGTAAGTTTTCTATCCGCTTGcttctttatattttgaataataagtttgtttattaattttctgcTTCTTTGTTTTCTGCTCACTACTTTCCTATCCTTATTGACataatgtaactttttttatatctagGGACGTGAGATTCCAATTGTTCATCGTGTAATTAAGGTAAGCACCTCTTGGACACATTAATAATGGATATGATTGATTACTTCCTGAATCCCTCAGACACACAATACATATTCACTGGTTTAACATTCTTTTAGGCTTTCTGAAACATACATATTGACTGGTTTAGGCTTTGtggaatttataaaaattatggtTGCCCTATTTTGGAGTCTCAACACTTGATCATTTTGTAGGTACATGAAAGGGAAGATACTGGGGAGGTTGATGTTCTCACAAAAGGTAATGTCTATTTCATGACCAGATAACTTACGGAAATGTTCGTCATGCTACTTTTCAGGTCCTCCATTTTAGTTAGTGGTTATATGTTAATGTAATGCTGTcccttgatttattttattgtccTTGGCAGGAGACAACAATTATGGGGATGACAGGCTACTGTATGCTCATGGTCAACTTTGGCTGCAAAGGCACCACATTATGGGTAGAGCCGTCGggtataacatttcttttagtaGACTTGTTTACTAAATCTATCTTGTTTAAGCCAGTACTCACCTGTTGTGGCAACCACTCATGGTTTGTTACAGTATTTGGGTTATATGCTTCAATTCTCCAACTATAATAAGAGAGGATTTTGGTTTATTATTGGGAATTTTAGGTCTTTATTGGATAACGGGTAGTTTGGAATTTTGGGATTtgtttcaaataataaataacttgatttataaaaatgaagttaatattttttttttcttactttgttTGCCCTCTTGCTATTTTGTGGCCTCTGTGACATTAAAGCATTATGCATTTTCGGCTACATGCTAAATGCCACTAGAAGAGCATAGTATGTAACCATGTGCACAATTTCTAACACCCAATGGGTGTTTGAACATAAGGGTTAATCTGACTTTGTCCCGCAATGATACCAACTGTGTGGCATTCAAGTTTTCTTGTAGTATGAAGCATTTTCAGTTGATAAGTAGTTTTCTGGTATTTGTCAATGGCAGGTTCTTACCATACGTAGGCTGGGTGACCATCATTATGACTGAAAAGCCTATTATCAAGGTTTGTTTGCTGTGCCAATATATTCTGTTTCATCTAGCTGATGTAGATTGTTTACGGTTTGAAACTTAATAATTCTGTTGTCATGTCTGATCTATTGCACAAAGCAATCTATGAAGATGACCATTTTAAAGATGCATGATACATATTGAGTTGCAGCAAGAATGAAGTGCTCTAAAACTGTATCTTTCCTTGCAGTATATTCTCATTGGTGCTTTGGGGTTGCTCGTGATAACTTCGAAAGATTAAATGATGAATATGAAGTCAAAACTGCGGTCTAACTTCGGATGGTAGGGTGAGCAGAATATAATGGTAAGATTAAAAGATGAATCTGAAATCATTTTGTACCATTCATAGTATATGGGGGACAATATGATGTTAAGGATTTATGCAAAATAGTTGAATTTTGGTATATTCTTACTTCTTCCTACTCCTTGATGAGTTGGTATCTGACTGAAACCCCTCTTCCTTTGCATTTTGAGTGAAACCCCCcttcctttatattttaatttggtgcAGTTTAAGATTAAGCATATAAATCAGCTGTTCCTTATCCACAATGCCTTCTGCTGCCTTTACAAGACTACTTTATTTCTTTGCGACAAATTTTAGCTTGCTGATGCGttataaatattgatataattattaaaattttgtctaCATCGATCCTTCATGAATATTATGTTTGTATGGTGTTAGAGTGTtagtttagtttttcttttgattattttatactCCCTCTTGTCGCattcataagaaaaataattgattttacaCTTAATAAgaacattgaatttttttagataattataGAACATTAGTTAAGTTCATTAAATAATgtgaatttcaattaatttttttttctgtaaactAGTCCTTCCGATTTTTGGTCttgattataaaagaaaaagacatgTTTCACATTGACTAAAGAAATAagttagttttattaaattgtgtcattttctaaagaaataagttagttttattaaattgtgtcattttctaaagaaataagttagttttattaaattgtgtcattttctaaagaaataagttagttttattaaattgtgtCATTTTCTAATAGAGGTGTGGATTTAAAAGTTGTGAACTGGGATTCAAAAATACTATATATCTTTTCAATCACATTCCTGAAGGATGCATGAAAAAGATTGgataattcattttcattttgaggGACATTATCCTTCTGCAAAATCTTGTGGACGATATCCCACGCCTTGAAATGGATCTAAAGATTGATTGGTGTCGATTTGGAAATCCACGATCTACTGAAAAGTATTTACCTGATAAAACATAATACATATCAAATTAGTatagaaagtataaaaaaaaagttatttatcataaaaaaaattaagtacttGAACACTTTAAGTCCATTCCTCcttgtcaaaactcaaaagcaTCATTAAGTAGCTTGGAATTATGAGTTGAACCTCTCCACCTGCTAAGACTGTACTTGAATTTCAAATCAAAGTTACAAATTACTAATACATTTTGTGATATCTTTTCATGATTACAATAATTGCTCACTTTTTGTTCCTCGCCATTGTCGGTGGCCAAACTTCAACTGAAAATGAACGGGAGCCACAAAATGATTTaatctaatatataatattctagtaaatatttcaaacttaagttgtaatttaaacacaaagttaataataaaaaggataaataataaaattggtaCTTGAAAGTGTAAGCCACTGATAAATTAATcgataaaaaattcaaattcaacccctaaatatataaaaagtgtgataagttaatattacaaataatttaatgataatttgattcttaaactttataatttaatgtcaaaatggttgtaaaaaaatataatttatttttaaattagtctgaatattataacttattattaaatttatcatcGCATTACACTTGAatttgactatatatatatatatatatactcaaaCAAATATTTAGAATCCTTAAATTTATTACATTACTTCCTATTTCCTTCGATATTTGAATTCTCAAGACATTTTTTGAAATGTGAatcttcttttttaaatgtttttctctAGAAAACAGAATTTACTTttgatcattattttttaaaaaattaatttatcaacgacatagaaaaaaaattatctatataaatatcacaaattaaaatagataaagTTTATAATCATCTACTTGAGCATACATGTAAACtcaatgaaaatttatatagtGCATAAAGatacacaatatatatatatatatataaagaaaataaaaatatacaaaaaatttaaaagataacttGAGCAAATATTGTTTTAGGGTTAAATTAGTATTTTGgtcctctaatttattatttatgttcaatttgatcatttaatttttaaaactgatttaatttggttctctagttttttttttccggatctagtcctctaatttttaaaatcaattctgtttttttgaaaaatatgtattatgtGACAATTTAAAACTACTTAATGGTGATTTTGAATCGTCACAAAgaataatttcttataatttaaaatgaagaaccaaattaaatcaatttaaaaaattaaaagactaaattgaataaaaaaattaaaagatcaaatcaaatataaataataaattaaaaattaaaatactaatttaaccCTATTCTATGAGTTGAAATGTGCTACTACTAGAGCTACACTATAGACGGTCCCTTAGACTTACAGGATATGACTACCTGGCTTAGTCTTGACCCATTgcagtagtttttttttttttttttatctataattttcACATATAATTTTCCCATTACACTATGTCTTGGTCTTCATCGTTTTCCTAAAcaactataaaataatatttttcttttgtcattaTTCCCTGACTACTTctttccaattttattttattatattgaaaattagCATATGAGTGACTTCAGCATGCCATCATATAACTTAATAAACACCAATCAATATAGCATTGAACATGCATATTGTATCCCAACGCCATTCAATTAGCCTAACCTTTAATTTGGGTAGGAAGTGGGTCAAGTGTGTGAACGTTGGGAGTTTATTTGTGCTTAAAATTGGGTTCATTTGTTATTGCTTATTGGGCAAGGGCGTAAGAGTTAAGCAAAAGACTTTGTTAACAACACTCTTACTTTAGATTAAGGTTTAACTGCcttttaatccatataattataacattttttttgtttttagtttttatagtttaaaatatctCAGTTTGGTTTCTatagttacaattttttaacaCTTTTGATCTTTTGCTATCTAAAATCACTTAACGTGATTACTTTTAGATCCTTTACAACTGCTATAAAACTTAATTGTctaaattttttgataatttttcacTGCTAATTTCAGTTTCGTAACAATTTTAAAGGATTTTGATGTAATGGTTTTAGGAAATTTTACACCGCAAGCattaaaaggttaaaaaattgtaattataagaGCTAAAATGGGACATTTCaaactacaaaattaaaaggaaaagtttttataattacaGAAACCAAAAGGATAATTAAACCTTAGTTTAACTGTTCTTTTCTACAAAATTGTTAAATTTCTAACACaatagaaataattaataagtttctattttttttattagccgAAACAAATTTCTACTATGTAACTAattttatatgcaaattacttttttaaaagtaataaagttaatgatgatattattttttcaattaaaattaaataaactacgATGCAATTTACACTGGTATAAAAAGTACATTTTTCCAACTATTATGAATGTGTTTGGCATAAAATTAAGGTATATTTTTTCCCAACAAGGTCCAAAGTTGTTGGCTTACTTATATATTtctcaacaaaaaagaaaattagtgcGATAAATATTGGTCATTCAATCATTTGTCAGTAACATCTAAATAGTTTGCATACAAATGTATATCTTTTCAGCAAAGTCTGAAGTTGTTGACATACTTGTTAAATTATGATACCATTCATAACAATATGACGTGTAGTTGTAATATCTATCTATCTACTTGTCAACCATTTGACGAGGTTGTTGGTAAATATTATAAGTGACTAAAGTTATCGTTGGAATAAgtattattttctaaataatattAGTGTTGTTGACAAAAAGGAATATCTTatctaaacaaaatttaaatgacgttaaatatatgtttttgctAACAATTCATTTGTGGCTAAAAATCGTCGtgaatatcttttaatcttgtagtaaacaagagattattaaagacAATTCAACAGACTGatgagttttatatatatatcaaatgaaaagaaaaacaatcttaccaaatatcataaaatgaaaagaaatatcaTAACATGGAAAGGAATAAAAGGTGAACTAAAAAAGTTCCTATACATCACACTAATTAGTTTCaagatttctctttttttagctAGATTACAAAATGTAACATTTACTAAAAAAGTTCCTATACATCACACTAATTAGTTCCTATACACCACCCATATTtgtttcatatataattatttgaagCTGTATAAAATGTaacatttataaacatggttttcAGTTAATTGTAGAGGCGGGTCCATTTGCTGCTTCCAACATAGCATGATCTGTAGTATTCATGTTGCTATAACCAACATTAGGGTTCTTAGATGCATGCTTTGATATTTCTTTCTCAGCTATTTTTCCTGCTTTTTCCACGTGTATATCCATTTCTGCTTCAGCTTCTTTTGCCAACCTAACCTCGTGAGCAACATTCTTTCTGGCATCAGCGATCTCTTTCTCAGCCTGCAAAACCATAACGAATGTTATAGGCTGAGTGGCACACTTTTTTTCCCCTAATCCTTCCATTTATTGGAAGAAATGAATTCTGATTAATCCAAAGTtcaatgcattaattatttatgtcaaATCATTTAATTAGGTAGAGGGATCACTTTGTTTCTTTTGACAAGAgacaaaatattcaaataaaagaagagtgtaattaactaataatataattaaatgggCGCCTctacattcatatatatattgatataaagGTAGATATGGCTTAGACAATTAGGTACAATATTGTCCACAAATGGAGACATGTAAATTAGGGACACTTAAATTGAAACATGTCTGGCAAAAGTCAATGAAAGTttgtggaagaaaaaaatataattgtgatttttcattattttatgacTAACATTAAGCAAAGAAAGGATGAGATTAAAATTCTCATGTTAATTAGAGTAGAAgcagtttattaaattaattggtcacgtgtattaattattttattagaagttTCACTagaaaaagcaaagaaggatAAAAATGACGAGCTAAATCATCTATATAGTACAGGATAAGgcatatttttctaaatttcctACAACATTGGAGTGATACAAGAGGTGTGCTAAATTGTCTATAATGGTTTAAACAATGTCTaagttttagtgtttttttttggatCGTTCCTTTATTGCCTCCTAATCCTGCATTATGAGCATTAACAATACAATGTTCAAGTACCTTTTCTTCGGCCCTTGCTTCAGCCTTGGCCTTACGCGCAGCATTTAAATCTTTTAGCTTTTCCTTCACAGCCTGCATTTTTCCTAAGATTTTGTGACCTTGTATTTCTCAGTGTTACTTTAAAGATATTAGAAATTAATGCTCTTTTTCCCCCGGTGAAATAATGCTCTCTTTATATAGATGATGAGAAACACAATTGTCTATATAATTATGGGTTCTTATTGCTtccatttctctctctcattttgATGGCTCTTTTGGTGAGCAAGTGTTGTCCTAAACATGTCAGGACAATTTTGTGGATCACACTAAATGGAAGATAAGATCATTTTGTGGATTGCATTGTCAAGACCATCTTGTGGACAAGAAACAAAACATCAACATTTTCCATATTTAGATAATGTATTCTAATCCATTAATTAACAGTATCAGTAAAGGATTGATGTATGTGGGCTTGATAATGGACTatggagaaaaatatataaaccaaCACCTTATTTCCTCAGGAATAAAATTCCTCACTTgcttttgtaagaaaaatatataaaccaaCACCTTcccttatatatatgtgtgtgtaccCCACTTGGATATAATCAATatatgtatagttttttttttatcattatatatggATAGTTTAATTACGCATTATCAAATTACACTACACACTTaagtaaattagttttaatttaatgttaatttattagtattatttaagttaatgtaaatttattttaaaaaataaatattgaaaaaatggtatttttcactttgttgaatttttatcttaaatttacaGTAGCTATTTATTATTCATATCACTTAAAAACTAAACcaattgaaaaatttaattatattatgtattattttgacttggatatattttttatgctatataaattattaaagtatttttttattaattactgaAAATACAATGAAATAAACTACATTATAAGTATGTGAGTtcaagtataaattttttagttccCTTTTCAAATGTAATAATTGTTTATCTGAACTGTATTGAGTTGTGTAGTAGGatatatttgtttctttaagtcTTTCAGTTAGTTTAGAAACATGTTACTTGTACAGTTTTAATATATTGA is a window encoding:
- the LOC100807064 gene encoding signal peptidase complex catalytic subunit SEC11C-like yields the protein MGWIGETVDSIKSLQIRQVLTQAVSLGMIVTSALIIWKALMCVTGSESPVVVVLSGSMEPGFKRGDILFLHMSKDPIRAGEIVVFNVDGREIPIVHRVIKVHEREDTGEVDVLTKGDNNYGDDRLLYAHGQLWLQRHHIMGRAVGFLPYVGWVTIIMTEKPIIKYILIGALGLLVITSKD
- the LOC102665037 gene encoding late embryogenesis abundant protein 6; translated protein: MQAVKEKLKDLNAARKAKAEARAEEKAEKEIADARKNVAHEVRLAKEAEAEMDIHVEKAGKIAEKEISKHASKNPNVGYSNMNTTDHAMLEAANGPASTIN
- the LOC100806530 gene encoding probable carboxylesterase 15, producing the protein MVQEKKLVDEVSGWLKIYDDGSVDRTWSGPDQFKFMAEPAPPHEQFIDGVAIRDVAVTHGGGQSGHHVRLYLPEIKPEDSQKLPIVLHFHGGGFCISEPDWFMYYQVYTRFARSTRSIVVSPFLRRAPEHRLPAAIDDGFDTLLWLQTVARSGSLEPWLEQHGDFNRVFLIGDSSGGNSVHEVAARAGSADLSPVRVAGAIPVHPGFVRSNRSRSEMEMPQTPFLTLDMLDKFLALALPVGATKDHPFTCPMGEAAPPLEGLKLPPVLLCVAEMDLVRDTEMEYYEAMKKANKDVELYVSKGMTHSFYLNKIAVDMDPNVSAQTDALISRIKEFIEKH